The Elaeis guineensis isolate ETL-2024a chromosome 13, EG11, whole genome shotgun sequence genome includes a region encoding these proteins:
- the LOC105060907 gene encoding bZIP transcription factor 23 isoform X2 — MNFKNMGSSSDGRDGQPPPLARQPSVYSLTFDEFQSTLGGHGKDFGSMNMDEFVKNIWTAEESQVIAAALGGAVGGGIDGGVAGTGLQRQGSLTLPRTLSQKTVDEVWRDFIREGGQGSSISTGLHQQRQPTLGEMTLEEFLVRAGVVREDMTQPGVPRPIGNSSNNSNTNSNVFYGELPNSNNNTGPALGFPQTSLSNGTVVTNAFPNSSGANLAMPGTGTRPYAAPLPLGNTADLGTPQGLIGDGVMGIGDQGMNNGMMPGVVGVGGAGVTVAAMGSPVNQMPTDGLSKGNGNLSSLSPVPYMFTGGLRGRKCSGAVEKVVERRQRRMIKNRESAARSRARKQAYTMELEAEVAKLKELNQELQKKQEEMMEMQKNKARASQTPVFA; from the exons ATGAATTTCAAGAACATGGGATCGTCGTCGGACGGGAGGGACGGGCAGCCGCCGCCGCTGGCGCGGCAGCCGTCGGTATACTCGCTGACGTTCGACGAGTTCCAGAGCACGCTCGGCGGGCACGGGAAGGACTTCGGGTCGATGAACATGGACGAGTTCGTCAAGAACATCTGGACCGCGGAGGAGAGCCAGGTCATAGCCGCCGCACTTGGCGGAGCCGTGGGCGGGGGCATCGACGGTGGCGTGGCCGGAACGGGTCTCCAGCGCCAGGGCTCGCTGACGCTGCCGCGGACTCTCAGCCAGAAGACGGTCGACGAGGTGTGGAGGGACTTCATCCGGGAGGGCGGCCAGGGTTCGAGCATCAGCACCGGCCTCCACCAGCAGCGGCAACCGACCCTCGGGGAAATGACCCTCGAGGAATTTCTAGTGAGAGCTGGAGTTGTTAGAGAGGACATGACTCAGCCAGGGGTGCCGAGGCCGATTGGTAATAGCAGTAACAACAGCAATACCAACAGCAATGTGTTTTATGGAGAGTTGCCGAATTCAAACAATAATACCGGGCCTGCTCTCGGGTTCCCTCAGACGAGTCTGAGCAATGGGACCGTGGTGACAAACGCATTTCCCAACAGCTCCGGTGCCAATTTAGCGATGCCGGGTACCGGGACGAGGCCATATGCAGCTCCTCTGCCTCTGGGAAATACTGCTGATTTGGGGACACCACAGGGGTTGATAGGGGATGGAGTCATGGGGATTGGAGATCAGGGTATGAACAATGGAATGATGCCTGGCGTGGTTGGTGTGGGGGGAGCTGGGGTTACAGTTGCAGCCATGGGTTCCCCAGTGAACCAGATGCCGACGGATGGGCTTAGCAAGGGCAATGGGAACCTGTCATCCCTGTCCCCAGTTCCATATATGTTCACCGGGGGCCTTAGGGGGAGGAAATGCAGCGGGGCAGTGGAGAAGGTAGTGGAGAGGAGACAGAGGAGAATGATCAAGAATAGAGAGTCTGCTGCGAGATCACGTGCACGTAAGCAG gccTATACTATGGAGTTGGAAGCTGAAGTAGCAAAACTAAAAGAACTAAACCAGGAATTGCAGAAGAAACAG GAAGAGATGATGGAGATGCAGAAAAATAAG
- the LOC105060907 gene encoding bZIP transcription factor 46 isoform X1 gives MNFKNMGSSSDGRDGQPPPLARQPSVYSLTFDEFQSTLGGHGKDFGSMNMDEFVKNIWTAEESQVIAAALGGAVGGGIDGGVAGTGLQRQGSLTLPRTLSQKTVDEVWRDFIREGGQGSSISTGLHQQRQPTLGEMTLEEFLVRAGVVREDMTQPGVPRPIGNSSNNSNTNSNVFYGELPNSNNNTGPALGFPQTSLSNGTVVTNAFPNSSGANLAMPGTGTRPYAAPLPLGNTADLGTPQGLIGDGVMGIGDQGMNNGMMPGVVGVGGAGVTVAAMGSPVNQMPTDGLSKGNGNLSSLSPVPYMFTGGLRGRKCSGAVEKVVERRQRRMIKNRESAARSRARKQAYTMELEAEVAKLKELNQELQKKQEEMMEMQKNKVLEIINQQHVPKKRCLRRTLTGPW, from the exons ATGAATTTCAAGAACATGGGATCGTCGTCGGACGGGAGGGACGGGCAGCCGCCGCCGCTGGCGCGGCAGCCGTCGGTATACTCGCTGACGTTCGACGAGTTCCAGAGCACGCTCGGCGGGCACGGGAAGGACTTCGGGTCGATGAACATGGACGAGTTCGTCAAGAACATCTGGACCGCGGAGGAGAGCCAGGTCATAGCCGCCGCACTTGGCGGAGCCGTGGGCGGGGGCATCGACGGTGGCGTGGCCGGAACGGGTCTCCAGCGCCAGGGCTCGCTGACGCTGCCGCGGACTCTCAGCCAGAAGACGGTCGACGAGGTGTGGAGGGACTTCATCCGGGAGGGCGGCCAGGGTTCGAGCATCAGCACCGGCCTCCACCAGCAGCGGCAACCGACCCTCGGGGAAATGACCCTCGAGGAATTTCTAGTGAGAGCTGGAGTTGTTAGAGAGGACATGACTCAGCCAGGGGTGCCGAGGCCGATTGGTAATAGCAGTAACAACAGCAATACCAACAGCAATGTGTTTTATGGAGAGTTGCCGAATTCAAACAATAATACCGGGCCTGCTCTCGGGTTCCCTCAGACGAGTCTGAGCAATGGGACCGTGGTGACAAACGCATTTCCCAACAGCTCCGGTGCCAATTTAGCGATGCCGGGTACCGGGACGAGGCCATATGCAGCTCCTCTGCCTCTGGGAAATACTGCTGATTTGGGGACACCACAGGGGTTGATAGGGGATGGAGTCATGGGGATTGGAGATCAGGGTATGAACAATGGAATGATGCCTGGCGTGGTTGGTGTGGGGGGAGCTGGGGTTACAGTTGCAGCCATGGGTTCCCCAGTGAACCAGATGCCGACGGATGGGCTTAGCAAGGGCAATGGGAACCTGTCATCCCTGTCCCCAGTTCCATATATGTTCACCGGGGGCCTTAGGGGGAGGAAATGCAGCGGGGCAGTGGAGAAGGTAGTGGAGAGGAGACAGAGGAGAATGATCAAGAATAGAGAGTCTGCTGCGAGATCACGTGCACGTAAGCAG gccTATACTATGGAGTTGGAAGCTGAAGTAGCAAAACTAAAAGAACTAAACCAGGAATTGCAGAAGAAACAG GAAGAGATGATGGAGATGCAGAAAAATAAG